From Nicotiana tabacum cultivar K326 chromosome 20, ASM71507v2, whole genome shotgun sequence, one genomic window encodes:
- the LOC107815019 gene encoding uncharacterized protein LOC107815019 — MAYSKMIIALMLALVVGSAFAQAPGASPAASPTGSPLPVASSPPVATPPSAVTPVSAPANVPTTASSPSESPLASPPAPPTVDTPASSPIGSSPPSIGAAPGGSPTSSPNSAPLNRVAIAGSAVVAIFAASLML, encoded by the coding sequence ATGGCATACTCAAAGATGATCATTGCTTTAATGTTGGCTTTGGTGGTTGGATCTGCATTTGCTCAGGCACCAGGAGCATCTCCGGCAGCTTCGCCGACGGGTTCTCCACTACCGGTAGCATCGTCACCTCCGGTGGCGACTCCTCCATCTGCAGTAACACCTGTCTCTGCTCCTGCAAATGTTCCTACTACCGCATCTTCTCCATCTGAATCTCCATTGGCATCTCCTCCAGCTCCACCAACTGTCGATACTCCGGCATCATCTCCTATCGGTTCTTCTCCTCCATCGATCGGCGCTGCTCCCGGCGGTTCTCCTACCTCCTCTCCTAACTCTGCCCCCTTGAACAGAGTCGCTATCGCCGGATCTGCTGTTGTAGCTATCTTTGCTGCTTCTTTGATGCTTTGA